DNA sequence from the Pedobacter sp. W3I1 genome:
AATAAAGTTTTATCGATTTACCTATACAATCTACCAACGGGCATTTTTTTTCTACCAACGGCCCAATAGGCAAATTTTATCGACAAACGCCAAAAATGCCTGTTGATCTAGAATCTTGAACACTTGGTATAATAGATTTTAGCAGGTTGTTTTTCTTGAGTTTCTTTGAATCATCAAAACGAAAACAAAATGAAAACATCATCAGCAATCAACTTAAAAAATCAAACAGTAATTACTGATGGTATTTTCACAACCTCTCAAATAAAACTATCGATCATGAAAAAGTTAGCAAACACATCGCCATTTTTACTTTTATTATTACCTGTATTTATGATGATCATTTTAACACTTACGGTTAATACCAATCAGAATGATGCGGAAATAGTTGTAAAACCTACAAAAACATCTGGTTCTATCGTGAAACAAGCAACTGCTATTTTCAAATAGAAACAATGGGTAATTACGCTATCGAAACTATAGGTTTAAACTTTAACTTCGGCAACCAGGTTATTGTAAAAGATCTGTCCTTACAAGTACCAAAAGGCAGTATATACGGTTTCTTAGGCCCCAATGGAGCTGGAAAAACAACCACCATAAAAATCCTGCTGAACCTGCTAAAGTCACCATCTGACCAGGTTTTTATATTTGGTAAAGAAATAAACAGTAATCGCATAGCGACCCTTAAGCGCATAGGCGCTTTAGTAGAACAACCTGCTATTTATGGTCATTTAACAGGCAAAGAAAACCTCATTAACCGCTGTATTTTATTAGGCATAAAAAAAACAAAAGCTGATGAAATGCTGTCGCTGGTGGGTTTGGCAGAAGCAGCAAATAAAAAAGCCAGTAAATATTCATTAGGCATGAAACAAAGGCTAGGCATTGCACAGGCACTAATTTCAGATCCAGAATTATTATTACTGGATGAGCCTACAAATGGTTTAGATCCAAATGGTATCATCGAGGTCCGGAACCTGATGATTGATTTAGCTACAAATCACCAAAAAACAATATTGGTTTCAAGCCACTTATTGGCAGAAATAGAAAGAACAGCAACCCATGTTGGCATTATAAACAAAGGTCAATTATTATTTCAGGGCACGATTAACGAACTTCATTTACTGAGCAAACCTATGCTCGAAATCGAAGTCGACAAGATTGAAAGTGCAAGTTCCTTTTTAACAAAGTCGGGTTATGAAGTTGCGGCAAAAACAGATAAGGTAATTACTCTACCCTTTACTTCACCGCAACAAAGTGGAGAACTCAATACATTACTTATCCAAAATGGTTTTACGGTGAGCAGCCTTTATCAGCAACGAAAAGATCTCGAAAATTTATTCCTGGATATAACCAAAACAAACTAACATGCACGCTCTTTATATTTCTTTAGTATCAGAATTTTACAAATCCAGAAAAACCTTAGCTTTCTGGGCAGCCATATTATTACCAGTTATTATTTGTGGGTTAATCAGCTTTGGTTTTTATTCCGACGCTGAGAAAATCATCGCCAACCATTATCCTCCAATGATATTATGGGCACATTACAGTGGTGCAGCACTCGGCGTAATGGGATTTTTGATCATGCCCTTCTATGTCATATTCATGGCTTTCTCAGTCAATAATATCGAACATAAAAACGATACCTGGAAAATGTTATTTGCCCAGCCCTTAAATAAATTTTCGATTTATGCTGCAAAATACCTGTATGCGGTATTGTTAATATTGATCTGCCTATTCTTATTTGCTACACTTACCTACGCATTCGGTTATTTGTTACAGGCATTAGTCCCAAAGTTTAATTTTAATCAATACAACCCTTTAAATATTCTAATCAACTCTTACGCTAAATTATTTTTATCTTCTCTAGGCATTTTATCGCTACAGTTTATACTAAGTTTACTCTGGAGCGATTTCCTAAAACCGATGGGAATTGGCTTTGTTGGAACGATAATGGGCATCATTACGGCAAATGTAGGTTGGAAATACGCTTACCTGATCCCTTATTCATTACCTGCTTTGTCTTTAAAGATGACGAGGGTAAAAAAAGGAGGTAATCCGCTGGATTTTCCGATTTTTACGCAGGAAATATGGATAAGTCTGATCTATGCTGCTATTCTTTTCATCATTGGCTATTTTATCGTAACCAAAAAGAGCATCAAGTAATTGGCGCTTAAATCGCTGACAGAATTTGAGAGTAAAAGTTATTAGCCGAATTAAACATACCCATAAACAAAAGCCTGCTGATTCGACTTTAGTATCAAATAGCAGGCTATATTGCTTAAAATGAGAGGTTATGGTGTATTTTAATCTCTAAAGAGATAGTATTCTTTCCTTGAACGCCCAAACAATTAATTGATAAGAGTTTTTTAGATTAAGTTTTCTTACCATATTTCTTCGGTGCGTATTAACTGTATGTTCGCTGATGAAAAGCATTTCGCCAATTTCTTTACTGTTGTAACCCATTGATAACAGGTGTACAATTTCAACTTCCCTTTCGCTAATCGAACCGTGATTTTCCTGTAGTAGGATATTGTTTATCATTTTTGAAAGAATTAAGTGGTGAATGTTTTTTATAATCAATCTTTTCCTTAAATAGACTTATTTTCGAATAAGTTCAAAATATTTGTTTTCAGAGGATAAATAGCATAATACGTTCTAATCACAAATTATTGAGCTGTTATTGTATACCAAAAGTAGTAGTACCCCGTAATTCGGTGCTAGTGCAAAACGCCTTAAATAGAAGGGTATTTTTACGGTATTTTAATTGCGATATTTCTTGGCGGAACCCTTATTATTATCGATTTTTAAA
Encoded proteins:
- a CDS encoding response regulator transcription factor, translated to MINNILLQENHGSISEREVEIVHLLSMGYNSKEIGEMLFISEHTVNTHRRNMVRKLNLKNSYQLIVWAFKERILSL
- a CDS encoding ABC transporter ATP-binding protein, with amino-acid sequence MGNYAIETIGLNFNFGNQVIVKDLSLQVPKGSIYGFLGPNGAGKTTTIKILLNLLKSPSDQVFIFGKEINSNRIATLKRIGALVEQPAIYGHLTGKENLINRCILLGIKKTKADEMLSLVGLAEAANKKASKYSLGMKQRLGIAQALISDPELLLLDEPTNGLDPNGIIEVRNLMIDLATNHQKTILVSSHLLAEIERTATHVGIINKGQLLFQGTINELHLLSKPMLEIEVDKIESASSFLTKSGYEVAAKTDKVITLPFTSPQQSGELNTLLIQNGFTVSSLYQQRKDLENLFLDITKTN
- a CDS encoding ABC transporter permease, whose product is MHALYISLVSEFYKSRKTLAFWAAILLPVIICGLISFGFYSDAEKIIANHYPPMILWAHYSGAALGVMGFLIMPFYVIFMAFSVNNIEHKNDTWKMLFAQPLNKFSIYAAKYLYAVLLILICLFLFATLTYAFGYLLQALVPKFNFNQYNPLNILINSYAKLFLSSLGILSLQFILSLLWSDFLKPMGIGFVGTIMGIITANVGWKYAYLIPYSLPALSLKMTRVKKGGNPLDFPIFTQEIWISLIYAAILFIIGYFIVTKKSIK